In Coffea arabica cultivar ET-39 chromosome 9e, Coffea Arabica ET-39 HiFi, whole genome shotgun sequence, the genomic window gaaatctgaaatctcaGTCACAACCTCATCCTCATTTTCTGTCCACGAACCATTTTCTCTCTGCAAATTTCTGATTCTATTGCTCACTCTCCTTCCGTTGACATAGGTGTGGAAATACTTAGTATTCTTATCACCCTTTCTTAGCCAACTGATTCTAGCTTTTTGACTCCAGAAATTTTCTTCCTTCCTGTAAGCAGCTTTCAACTGACCTTTAATGTCAGCTAGAATGGCTTTCCTGTTCTCAGAGACTGAGTCCCTAACTCTCTCTAGTTCCTTTTTTAGATCAGTTATTCTACTCCTAGAGTTAGCCTGGAAAGTGTTCCTCCACTTCAGAAGTTCAATTCCgcagttttttattttcttcgtGATGTTGAACATTCTTGATCCTTGTTCCTCCTTATGCCAGGCTTTCTCCACCACCTGTTGAACCCCTTCCCTTTGGAGCCATCTCTTATCAAAATAAaacctctttttttcctttctttccaggGTCTGTATCTAGCAAAAGCATATAGTGATCAGAAGCAAAAGTGTCAATGTGCTGACATCTTGCCTTCTCAAAATCTTGGAACCATTTAAAACTGCATAGACATCCGTCCAACCTTTGTCTAACCTCTCCTTCATTATCCCAATGATTGCTCCATGTCCAAGGTTGTCCTTCAAAACCAATATCTATTAAGCTATTCTGATCTATGAATTCTTTAAAGTCCTTAAAACTTCTCTCCTCCCTTACTACTCCTTCCCACTTTTCTTCATTAGACAGAATATCATTAAAGTCCCCAACTATCATGTGTCTAGTTCCCTACAGCCTTTTTCTATTACTTAGCACCCTCCATTGTTCCTTTCTGATCATAGGATCACAACTAGCATAAACACCAACAAACCACCAGACAACCTGAGAGTCTGGGTCTTCTATCTTAGCTTCTATCGTGAAGGCAATTGTATACACCTCCAAAATATGTGTTTCCTTAGTCCAAAACAAAGCCATGCCACTGCTTTATTCATAGCTTCAACTGCCACATTACTGTCACATCTTAGCCCTCTAGCAATTCTATCTATCACTTGTTTCCTATTCTTAGTCTCACTTAAGAAGATCAGGCTTGGAGAGGAGAGGTTGTTCACCTCCTTCAGatggggaactgtcaaggggctccctaCTCCTTGACAGTTCCACACCAGGACTCTCATCTCCCTTTGGGGGTCTTTTTAAGGAAGGACCCCACCTTCTCTCCCTTCAACTCAGCAGAATATATCTCATCCATTGGTTTGGACTTTTTTCACTGTACTATCTCATGGTTAGCTTCCTCCATCTCTTCATCCCTGATCAGGACCTTTCTCTTGCCAACGTTCAATTGGCTTGCTCCATTACCATTTAAATCCCTCAACGGTCTTCTGGTTCTGGTTGGGGACTTCAATCTTCTAAACGTCCTCTTGGCCTGCTTATCAATAGCCTCCAGAACCTTCCCAGTTCTTTGGGATTCATAGTGGATCATTAGCACCCCTGGAATCTCCTCATTGACCCCatgttcttgatttttattttgcaACTTTACCTCTCTATCCTCCTCCATCTCTTCCACTGCAGTTAGGGTCTGATTTTCTTCCTCAACCTGGATCACTAGAGGGAGGTCAAGTCTCCCCTTTTCAAGGTTCATGAGGCCCTCACTGCAGCCTTGGGTATCTTCTTTGTTATCCATTACATTTGATAGGGCTTCCATATCCTGCACTGTCCTCAGATCCTCCCTATCCTCCCTCAAGTCCTGATTGTTGTTTCCTTCCTTACCAGTGGACATAAGAGACTCCAAAAGACTTTTATTCAGTTGAGTCCtatttctctcttgctcaaccAGTTCTCCTTTCTAAAAAGTCCAGTATCTTTTGTCACTTGACACTTCAGTCCTAGTTGGTTTATTCTGAGGTGAGCTTCTGTTATTTCCAGCTCTCAACCAAGGACCATACTGGTTTTCTACAGTACTTCCCCCTAAGACTCTTTTCTCTTTACAGGACCTCTCACTGTGCCCTACTATCCTACTGCTATAGCAAAAGTCAGGGCACCTTTCGTACTTAAAGGATACCCACTTAAGGGATCCTGCAATTTTAACCACAGTTCCTCTAAGAAGAGGTTTAGACAAGTCTACTAgagctaaaattttcaaatgccTGCGCTCTGTACCTCCATTCTAAGGGATTAACACCTCTCTAACTTCTTTAAACATTACCCCAATCTTTTTTCCTACCTCTTTAGAAAGCCAATGTACTAGCAAATTCCAGAGTTGCACCCAAAGGGGTGCGGTCACAAAAGCTCTATAGTCCTCTTCTATTCCTTCTGTCCACCTGTTCAGTACTAACATTTGATTATCTATCACCCAAGGACCACCATCAACAATTCTTTCCTTGACATCAGAACTAGGGATGTTGAACTGAAACACATTAGATCCTAGCTCCATTACTGTCATATTCCTAGGATATCCCCATGCAGCAGTCACAAAAATTTTAACCCCTGTAAAGTTAGCCACTTTCTCTCCAATAACTCTTCCTATAAGACTACCATCACATGCTCTAACTCCATTATGTAGATCTTCCAGTTCTGGCGTGGTTCCTAAGAGCTCATTCCCCTCCAGTGAAAACTTTTGTAGAAGCTCCGACAGGTCTCCCTCCATAGATAGTATAAGACACTTCTGGACAGTATTTCCACTTCACACCCAGGAGGAACACAAGTTGTAACAGGGTAGGAACAGGAAATTTTAAACGACAAAACAAATAAGACCGTTTGGTGCACTGATGAAGCTACtgactgaaaaagaaaatgaagaaaggaaGATGCAGAAAGGTACTCTGGTCGCAATTTACCTCTAAAGAAAAGACAAAGGAATGAAAAACACACAGAACCTCGTGATACCTGGCGTATGCTTACCATAGGTTTAAAACTTCTGACGCTTGAGCTGCTGCCCTTCATGCATCACTTAACGCGTGGTGATGTTGCATTCATTAACCATAACTTCCAGACAGGATTGATAATGGAGATGGCTTAGAGGTCTCTGTTCAGAAAAGTGCGGGAGTGTAGgaatttgaaaaagtttgatTTTGCTAACTTTCCCATCAAAGAGGAGAAGAGCTCTACCAGGAACTTAAACGGTTGTTCTGTACCGCAATAAAGGAAACATAAAAAGTACTACATATTTTATTGTAATGATAAGAAACATTATACTTATATGATACCACTCTACGTCCAAAGAAGCTTTTACCACATTTTTGTAGATAAATAACCCTCACCATTTCTAGAGTTGTTTCGCAGGATTCATGAAAATCATGAGATATGGCACTAAACCTATGTATACCATACTAAGAAAACTTAAAGTTTCAAAATCTTCTACCTAATGTAAAGTGTGTAAACACATTTTATCCATTCAAAGCCTAAAAGAAAGGCTGATAAACAACATTTTTTTTCTGGGCAAACAGATAAATAGTTACATTAGCATTTATTTGATTCAAGATGAGTTTATGTAGAGGTGAGAATATGTCCCAagcccccaatgggttacccatgcCCAAAGGGACTTTAGGTGGGATGGGTATTCTAATTTTGATGTTGCATTTGAAAATGGGACTAATCCCATTTATATGCattaattaatgaaaatttttgggAAATTCTTGGGTACCCGTTGGAGCCCAAATATCTCACCAAAAATGTACCCTATCAATTGTTGCATATGTTTTAATGACCCAAGTGAACCATTTTTATTCTTCCAGTTAGATCCTTCAGTTTTCCTTGTAATTATGCTTAAAACCCTATATAGTTTCCTGAATTCTTTTGTCCCTGAAGAAGGCCTAAACGGGGCTGGTGGGGGCTCTTTTAGGCTTATAAATGGTTTTGAACTCCTTTTCTAGTAGAATACTAATCAAAATGAATATTGGGAGTAATATGGAAGTTATTAATCTGTAATCTTATTAGAATATACTTTGTCCAATCTTTGGTAGTTTTGGTTCATAGTTCCAAATGCCATTTTTTTATATTCATAAATATAAGTCCTTTTAAATTTATATAGGACATATTTTGTCCTCAACTAAAATTTAACAACATTGGAAATCaaagattaaaaaatatatatacatagaaaataaataaaagaaaatttgagggaaaaagaattcagaaaaatataaattcacaataagactaaaagaaaattaatgaatttaaaatattaaaattatataaaaatttaagataAAACGAATACAAAAAATAGACTTGGATATTGAGCGGGATCAATTTAAACTCATCCCCAAGTGATCCCGCTCAAATTAGTTCTAAAACACATATGAGTAAAGTTGAGTCCAAACCCATATTGCTCGATCCCAACTCAAAACCAAGCAAATCCCAGCCATTCCGCCTATTTTGTCACCTCTAAGTTTACGTATTATAGCACGCACCAAAACAAGAAGTAAATTACTTGACGAAAAGAATCATCTAAAATTAAGCTTGCCTTAGCCATATGATTTAGGGAACATCCGCTATAGATGAGCCAACAAAGGATTCTGTGCTAGACTTTAAAAGTACGATTCTTGGTTTCATTTGTAAATCAATTAAACATAAATACAGGAAAAACGACTTCAAAGTATTTTACATGCACAGATTGCTATGTTTCATGGGTGCTTTGTTCACGAAGGTTTCTCTTTTTCCTGAAGACATCGTAGAACATAACATGGTAAGTTAATTTAATTTTCATTAGCATCGAGAAGGGGATAGGCTTTTCGTTCGTTTGGTGGGGTAAGATGAAGTTGAAAGCTTTATAGCCAtttatttctcttcttttttgtgCATTCTTTTGAAATATTGCGTGTTAGTATCAGGAAGAGAGCTGTTGAGTTCTTGATAACAGTGTTGATTTCTTATGCTTTTAATATATATAGTCGTCATTGTGATTAcgtcacaaaaaataaaaattttaaagagcTGACGGATGGATCATTATAAATCAAGTTTTTGGCCTATATAGCAAAAGATATAGAATCAATAGCACTGGAATGATCTGACTGACACCTTTATCTCATTCCTGTTCACTCCATATTATTGCTTGTTTACTTTCactaaatattttgaaattttggcaaTAGTTCCTCTACATGTACTTCTTGAATAAGCAATCTCTGTACGATATTTGTAGTTTTGTATGTATAGGAGCGATTGGAAAGATAACAAAACCTAAATTTTGCAtcacaaaacccaaaaaaaaaaaccatggaAGTTACTTTGCCTTGAACTTAACTAAAGTGGTTCAGATAACATTCGAGAAGAAGAAGTGTTTTACCATAAAGAAATTGCTCAATTAAGGAATTCCATGTTTCATGAGGGACTATCCTAACTTGTTCACtgtgctgttctggttttattTGGCAAAGTTGTTcctcttgttgttgttgttgctaCTGCTGCTGTTGTTATtgttcttctccttcttctttcttttcactTCCATAGTTATATTTTCATGTATTTTGCACATCACATGGAATTACATTTGGGATTCATAATGCAATTCAAATCTAATATTTGCCAAACTTGATTTTTCAACAACTAGTGTGTGGGAGTTTCATGTAACAACCTCTGTCATAGAAGTCTAGGTAAATTGAAATATGATATGGCAAAGATTAAGCCTAATGGTCACATCTCATGACATCAAACAGACAGTTGATTAGTTTTACAAAACTACGTCACATTCATTTTCACCTTTCATCTCATGCAGTTTCACACTATTAAGCCAATATTTCTTCATAGAAAAAGTCAGTATTTGCTATATATTTttcacacatgtcatgaatttaTTCATATACATGAGCACCTAGAACGAAAATGCTATAATTCTTTTTCATCTTATGATGATGGTATATATTTTTATGTATGAATGTTCAAATTAGTGCCTAACATGCACAATTCTTCATCTATGGTATGCACGCTCACATTCATTTTTCCCACTGCATTTTGACACTTTTTTTCAAGTAAACTCTTTCACAAAGAATGTAATGGTTTCCCAAATTAAACAAATTCTTTATATAGGTCCTCTTGGTTTTCCTTAATTCAGGTTATTTTTTATGTTGCTTTGTAATTATGTACCATCCTATTCATCTTCCCTTTAGTTTTCCTTTCAGGTGATATTCTTCATGTTTCATATATATTATCATCTTCACAAACCAAAAAATGAAAGAGTAGGACCTAAAAAAGTGCATAATTAGTCAAATATTAGATAAATAAATAGATTGCCAAAACACTATTAAGtattaacaaaataatttacTAAACAATGTTAAGATTCATGAACTAGAagtttaagaatttttttttgacaataaCATCTCCTATTGTTGTTATTCTTCTCAATCAAAACTAGTACAAAACCGAAGGCCAGAGATGAGTTAACTTGTTCACTGTTCTTGTCCTGTTCCACATAGAAGTTCTTCCtctctttccttattttttatttcacttcCATAGTTATTTTTTCACTTATTTTGCACGCCACGTGGCATTACATTTAAGAACTCTAAAAAATTTTGCTCTCATAAGACGCAACGATTTTCACATGTCTAATATTATTCTTATCTATTTCTTCAAGTCAAGAATTAAAACCTGAAATCGATGTCAAAAGCAATAGTGAGTTTTGACTCATTGGTGGACAAGCTTTGTATACAATTTAAGTCTTCGTTTTCCGACTTTTCCCTTGCATCGCCGAAATTCCTATTAGATCTACTTATAAAACGATAACTCTTTGTTTTAAGCTAGCTAcatggttttttcttttctaaccaTTTTTTAAATTAGATTTTAAACTGAATGAATGTTGGCTGATATGATCATTTTTTGTTCTCTGTGTGCTGATTCAAAAACTAGTAATTACAAACCCTAAATTTTATTCCAATAGAGTTTTCTTTAGATTTTgtcaatctttcatttcattcattgatATATTTTATCACTTATGCAATTTCTACTTTCTTGCGATCAGTCAGGAAACAAAAGATTGATCTCCTATTAGATCTAGTCACTATAACCACAAATACCAATTCTTCCTTTCATGCTTGTTTGTTGAAGGTTTATTTTTTATGtaacttatttatttttgcaaaaGTATGGTTTTCCTGCACTATAACAATCGATAATGTTTACTAGACATAAAAGTCATCATACTTTAATTTTCATGTATATAGTGTTTATTTTCAAGCATATACACCAAAATGGTAGATATTTTCTACATCCTTATTTTTGGCAATCTTTAGACAGTGAAGCTTTTAAGATAGACTCTAACATAACCATAATTTAAAGGACAAAGACTTTTTCATCACATATGTGAGTTTTCGTAAGTTTGTTGATCTCTACCATTTTACTTATTAAACAGAGCGAGAAGTTGCATTATAGTAAATTTTGTTCAATTGGAATAAAGAGGTCAAAAAAGTTTGATCACACCTAAATTCCATCTAACATATGatgtatatacatatactaACAATTACTATTTTCCCTAATTAATGCTTTTGCATTTATACACTTTTCCTAATATatcttatatttctaaaaatttaatatttaaagtACATTTTAACGAGTGCTCATAGAGCACCGTTAGAAAAATCCTTTAAATGAAATTTAAGTATATATCAAACAAAATTCATGTGTATAACAAAGTAATATAGGTGTAATTTAGTAACATGTGTTCAGTTTTGAGTCGTCACTTACACGCATTCCCTAAGTATAGTTACAAACTAGTTCCGCATCTTGCAAAGTTACTTGGGAACGTTTTCCTCAAGATTCCAGCAAGCAAATTAAACTATGGCCGACAAAAATACTCAAAACCCAATAATCGACCCAACCCATAAGAGGTTGGCTTGGGTCAGTTGGACAATGAGTTAGTTTTGGGGTTGGTTGAAAGAAACTCAAATAATTTTTCGACAATTTGAGTTTTTAAGTTGGGTGCCCACTAACCCAAGTTGCTTAGGTAACATTTGATTCCTGTTTCCACTTGTTATCTCCTATGCCAGAATATGCCACTCCCCAAGTAGTTGGCTTGAATTAACTTAAAAGTAATAGGACAATTTACACTTTACCCCTCTGTGGTATAGCTAAAtttcacataacccccctatagttttaaaagttatatataattccctcatagtttggattaaagtatcaaaATGACGGAAATGATCATCCATAACGGAATC contains:
- the LOC140014561 gene encoding uncharacterized protein — its product is MRVLVWNCQGVGSPLTVPHLKEVNNLSSPSLIFLSETKNRKQVIDRIARGLRCDSNVAVEAMNKAVGTRHMIVGDFNDILSNEEKWEGVVREERSFKDFKEFIDQNSLIDIGFEGQPWTWSNHWDNEGEIQTLERKEKKRFYFDKRWLQREGVQQVVEKAWHKEEQGSRMFNITKKIKNCGIELLKWRNTFQANSRSRITDLKKELERVRDSVSENRKAILADIKGQLKAAYRKEENFWSQKARISWLRKGDKNTKYFHTYVNGRRVSNRIRNLQRENGSWTENEDEVVTEISDFFKELLTVGGGVIYQKF